In Nicotiana tabacum cultivar K326 chromosome 2, ASM71507v2, whole genome shotgun sequence, the following proteins share a genomic window:
- the LOC107768583 gene encoding protein PIN-LIKES 6-like, translated as MELLLQPQQGGESLMGTIRIAVLPIAKVFTICFMGFLMASKYVNILPANGRKLLDGLVFSLLLPCLMFSQLGQAITFEKLLQWWFIPVNVVIATISGSIIGLIVATIVRPPYPYFKFTIIQIGIGNIGNVPLVLIAALCRDKENPFGDYEKCSRDGNAYISFGQWVGAIVVYTYVFHMLAPPREGTFDVEDGNIHIKTPNKDSHPMGSSTEKVPLLTTAGPSASTEEKSKSFFKFLYEKLKLKQIIQPPIIASILAIIIGCVPVLRRQIFTSDAPFYFFTDSCLILGDAMIPCILLALGGNLVNGPGTGSAKLGLKTTAAIIFGRLLLVPPTGLSIVMLADKLGFLPTDDKMFRFVLLLQHTMPTSVLSGAVANLRGCGKEAASILFWVHIFAVFSMAGWITLYLNILF; from the exons ATGGAGCTTCTTCTGCAACCGCAGCAAGGAGGAGAGTCTTTAATGGGGACCATTAGGATTGCTGTTTTGCCCATAGCAAAAGTTTTTACCATTTGCTTCATGGGATTTCTCATGGCCTCCAAGTATGTTAATATTTTGCCAGCCAATGGAAGGAAGCTTTTAGATGGG TTGGTGTTTTCACTTTTGCTCCCATGTTTGATGTTCTCTCAACTTGGACAAGCCATTACGTTTGAGAAACTGCTTCAGTG GTGGTTTATCCCTGTAAACGTTGTCATTGCCACCATATCTGGTTCTATTATAGGTTTAATTGTTGCCACAATTGTACGCCCACCATACCCGTATTTCAAGTTTACCATTATACAGATTGGAATTG GGAATATTGGAAATGTACCTCTAGTCCTGATTGCAGCATTATGTCGAGATAAAGAAAATCCTTTTGGTGACTATGAGAAATGCTCTCGAGATGGAAATGCATACATCTCATTTGGCCAGTGG GTTGGTGCAATTGTCGTGTACACCTATGTATTTCATATGCTCGCACCTCCTCGTGAAGGTACCTTTGATGTTGAAGATGGAAATATTCACATCAAGACTCCTAATAAAGATAGCCATCCAATGGGTAGTTCCACAGAGAAAGTTCCATTACTCACAACAGCTGGCCCAAGTGCTTCAACGGAAGAAAAG agtAAAAGTTTCTTTAAATTTCTCTATGAGAAACTGAAACTCAAGCAAATCATTCAACCCCCCATTATAGCTTCT ATCCTAGCTATTATCATAGGCTGTGTGCCAGTCTTAAGGCGACAGATATTTACTTCTGATGCTCCATTTTACTTCTTCACTGACAGCTGTTTGATTCTTGG GGACGCCATGATTCCCTGCATATTGTTGGCTTTAGGAGGCAACCTTGTTAATG GACCAGGAACTGGAAGTGCAAAGCTTGGTCTAAAGACAACTGCTGCCATTATTTTTGGGCGGCTGCTATTGGTTCCTCCAACTGGGCTTAGCATAGTTATGTTAGCTGATAAGCTTGGCTTCCTTCCCACTGATGATAAAATGTTCAGATTTGTTTTACTTCTCCAGCACACTATGCCCACATCTGTACTTTCTG GTGCTGTTGCTAACTTGAGAGGATGTGGGAAAGAGGCAGCTTCTATCTTGTTCTGGGTTCATATCTTTGCTGTGTTCTCTATGGCCGGATGGATAACCCTCTATCTCAACATACTCTTTTGA